One Manihot esculenta cultivar AM560-2 chromosome 18, M.esculenta_v8, whole genome shotgun sequence genomic window carries:
- the LOC110606762 gene encoding disease resistance protein RUN1 isoform X2, giving the protein MRQASSSSSSAKNFVGMSSRLVEMSMHLDMAKSGDVLFVGICGMAGIGKTTIARLVYEQLSSQFEGSSFLANVREVGEKYGLVPLQKQLLTEILIDRDISIWDAHSGADEVRSGLHGKKVLVVLDDVCHLDQLKLLAGMHDWFGNGSRVIITSRDENLLKCHGVDKIYRVEGLNHDEALNLFCLKAFRCDNPVDDYVELSNQFVNYCNGLPLALDVLGSFMFGKSVNEWRSALDRLKEVPNQQILDKLYISFNGLEENEKKIFLDIACFFNGEDKDYVMKVLECCGFYPDVGIRVLINKSLITISRERIWMHDLLQEMGQEIVRQESIEEPGKRSRLWLYKDVYHVLSNDKGTEQIEGIVLECKEEEEPLSAKAFMKMERLRLLKLRNLRLSQSLQYLSNKLRYLEWDGYPFKYFPSTFQPDKLIELHMRCGNMEKLWEGIKPLKMLKVIDLSFSVNLMKTIDFKEAPYLEKLHLQGCTRLIEVHPSIGDLKRLGLLNLKDCKSLTRLPESICELKSLKFLNLNGCSKLEKLPERLREMTCLEKLNLGGITTRQLASSRLWDFFLLSRFLPRKDTNPLVVMLPSLLLLPSLRSLDLSYCNLVEGALPNDLGCFPSLRTLNLSGNDFVSIPSSISQLSNLEDFRFANCKRLQSFPNLPSSILYLSMDGCTAVETLAPRNISRQFELENLCSVACERLQSMPDLSSCILYLIVDGLTAQETIPNPFGTRITRPSSLTFLNYLKLIEVQCENIMPFARLTSYLHYLLRHSSQGLFNPISHISICLVGSEIPGWFNYQSPGASLEMQLPPYWGTNKWMGFAFCIVFEFLGPLSDSSTIICDLKACIAPDEDLFLGRSTVQISKEMSITLDQLWFNYIPRSSLTCLDMWESCNHLKVTFSSDQLRVKHCGFRAIYGKDVDELVLCSNPFEISGLPCNHNVESKRSSREESNESGNLTNSFSSKRLRMIVDSDTETQGQKGLEE; this is encoded by the exons ATGAGACAAGCAAGTTCATCATCAAGTTCAGCAAAAAATTTTGTTGGGATGAGTTCACGTTTGGTGGAAATGAGTATGCATTTAGATATGGCGAAATCTGGTGATGTTCTCTTTGTAGGGATTTGTGGAATGGCAGGTATTGGTAAAACAACTATTGCTAGACTTGTCTATGAGCAACTATCCTCTCAATTTGAAGGTAGCAGCTTTCTTGCAAATGTTAGAGAAGTTGGGGAGAAGTATGGTTTGGTTCCTTTACAAAAACAGCTGCTTactgaaattttaattgataGGGACATATCTATTTGGGATGCTCATAGTGGAGCTGATGAGGTCAGAAGTGGGCTACATGGGAAAAAAGTTCTAGTAGTTCTGGATGATGTCTGCCACTTGGACCAGTTAAAATTATTAgctggtatgcatgattggtttgGGAATGGAAGTAGGGTAATTATCACAAGTAGAGATGAAAATTTGTTGAAATGCCATGGAGTAGATAAGATATATAGGGTTGAGGGATTAAATCATGATGAAGCCCTTAATCTCTTTTGTTTGAAAGCCTTTAGATGTGATAATCCCGTAGATGATTATGTGGAGCTGTCCAATCAATTTGTGAACTATTGTAATGGTCTTCCATTAGCTCTTGATGTCCTTGGTTCCTTTATGTTCGGTAAATCTGTAAATGAGTGGAGAAGTGCATTGGATAGATTGAAAGAAGTTCCTAATCAACAAATTTTGGATAAACTTTATATAAGTTTTAATGGGTTAGAGGAAAATGAGAAGAAAATATTCTTAGATATTGCTTGTTTTTTCAATGGAGAGGATAAAGATTATGTGATGAAAGTACTGGAATGTTGTGGTTTCTATCCTGATGTTGGAATAAGAGTTCTCATTAACAAATCTCTCATAACCATTTCAAGAGAGAGAATATGGATGCATGATTTACTTCAAGAAATGGGTCAAGAAATTGTTCGCCAAGAATCAATTGAAGAACCTGGAAAAAGAAGTAGACTGTGGCTTTATAAGGATGTCTATCATGTTCTATCAAATGATAAG GGAACAGAACAGATAGAAGGCATAGTTCTAGAATGCAAAGAAGAAGAGGAGCCACTAAGTGCTAAAGCTTTCATGAAGATGGAAAGGCTAAGATTGCTCAAACTTCGAAATTTGCGCCTTTCGCAGAGCCTTCAGTATCTCTCAAATAAATTAAGATACCTTGAATGGGATGGATATCCTTTCAAATATTTTCCATCAACATTCCAGCCAGATAAACTCATTGAGCTCCATATGCGTTGTGGTAACATGGAAAAATTGTGGGAAGGAATCAAA CCACTCAAGATGTTGAAGGTCATTGATCTAAGTTTTTCTGTTAACTTAATGAAGACCATAGACTTCAAGGAGGCCCCATATCTTGAAAAGTTGCATCTTCAAGGTTGCACAAGACTGATCGAGGTTCACCCGTCCATTGGAGACCTTAAAAGGCTTGGTTTACTTAACTTGAAGGACTGCAAAAGCCTTACAAGGCTCCCTGAAAGCATATGCGAACTAAAGTCCCTTAAGTTTCTTAATTTAAATGGCTGCTCAAAACTTGAGAAATTGCCAGAAAGGTTGAGAGAGATGACATGCTTGGAGAAGCTTAATTTAGGCGGAATTACTACCAGACAACTTGCATCCTCTAGACTCTGGGATTTTTTTCTACTTTCAAGGTTTTTGCCGAGGAAGGATACAAATCCACTGGTTGTGATGTTGCCTTCTCTGTTACTCTTACCATCATTGAGATCATTAGATTTAAGTTACTGCAATCTGGTAGAAGGAGCACTTCCCAATGATCTGGGCTGCTTCCCATCATTGAGAACACTTAATCTTAGTGGAAACGATTTTGTTAGCATCCCTTCAAGCATTAGCCAACTTTCTAATCTTGAAGATTTCCGATTTGCTAATTGCAAGAGGCTTCAATCATTTCCAAATCTTCCATCAAGCATTTTATATCTTAGTATGGATGGCTGCACTGCCGTAGAAACTTTGGCACCTAGAAATATCAGTAGACAATTTGAACTTGAAAATCTTTGCTCGGTGGCTTGCGAGAGGCTTCAGTCAATGCCAGATCTTTCATCATGTATTTTATATCTAATTGTGGATGGATTAACTGCGCAGGAAACCATTCCAAATCCATTTGGAACACGCATTACAAGACCTTCATCTCTGACTTTCTTgaattacttaaaattaatcGAGGTTCAGTGTGAAAACATTATGCCATTTGCAAGGCTGACAAGTTATCTGCACTACTTGCTAAGGCATAGCTCTCAG GGGCTTTTTAATCCAATCTCCCACATATCCATATGTTTAGTGGGAAGTGAAATACCTGGTTGGTTCAACTACCAGTCCCCAGGAGCTTCATTAGAAATGCAGTTGCCTCCATATTGGGGGACTAACAAGTGGATGGGATTTGCTTTTTGCATAGTGTTTGAATTCCTTGGGCCTTTGTCAGATTCTTCAACTATCATCTGTGATTTGAAAGCATGCATTGCTCCTGATGAAGATCTATTTCTAGGTCGCTCTACCGTGCAAATCTCTAAGGAAATGAGCATTACATTAGATCAACTTTGGTTCAATTACATACCACGTAGCTCTTTAACTTGTCTGGATATGTGGGAATCTTGTAATCACCTTAAGGTTACATTTTCCTCAGACCAGTTGAGGGTGAAGCATTGTGGATTCCGTGCAATATATGGTAAGGATGTTGATGAGTTGGTTTTGTGTAGCAACCCTTTTGAGATTTCGGGTCTCCCTTGTAATCATAATGTTGAAAGTAAGAGAAGCAGTAGAGAGGAATCCAATGAAAGTGGCAACTTGACCAATAGCTTTTCTTCCAAGAGACTAAGAATGATTGTGGATTCTGATACTGAAACTCAGGGGCAGAAAGGACTTGAAGAATAA
- the LOC110606762 gene encoding disease resistance protein RUN1 isoform X1: protein MGKETTIKKGVDQAEKEERRRRRTEKETRGWSTNRYNQKIIEEITKAGIGKMRQASSSSSSAKNFVGMSSRLVEMSMHLDMAKSGDVLFVGICGMAGIGKTTIARLVYEQLSSQFEGSSFLANVREVGEKYGLVPLQKQLLTEILIDRDISIWDAHSGADEVRSGLHGKKVLVVLDDVCHLDQLKLLAGMHDWFGNGSRVIITSRDENLLKCHGVDKIYRVEGLNHDEALNLFCLKAFRCDNPVDDYVELSNQFVNYCNGLPLALDVLGSFMFGKSVNEWRSALDRLKEVPNQQILDKLYISFNGLEENEKKIFLDIACFFNGEDKDYVMKVLECCGFYPDVGIRVLINKSLITISRERIWMHDLLQEMGQEIVRQESIEEPGKRSRLWLYKDVYHVLSNDKGTEQIEGIVLECKEEEEPLSAKAFMKMERLRLLKLRNLRLSQSLQYLSNKLRYLEWDGYPFKYFPSTFQPDKLIELHMRCGNMEKLWEGIKPLKMLKVIDLSFSVNLMKTIDFKEAPYLEKLHLQGCTRLIEVHPSIGDLKRLGLLNLKDCKSLTRLPESICELKSLKFLNLNGCSKLEKLPERLREMTCLEKLNLGGITTRQLASSRLWDFFLLSRFLPRKDTNPLVVMLPSLLLLPSLRSLDLSYCNLVEGALPNDLGCFPSLRTLNLSGNDFVSIPSSISQLSNLEDFRFANCKRLQSFPNLPSSILYLSMDGCTAVETLAPRNISRQFELENLCSVACERLQSMPDLSSCILYLIVDGLTAQETIPNPFGTRITRPSSLTFLNYLKLIEVQCENIMPFARLTSYLHYLLRHSSQGLFNPISHISICLVGSEIPGWFNYQSPGASLEMQLPPYWGTNKWMGFAFCIVFEFLGPLSDSSTIICDLKACIAPDEDLFLGRSTVQISKEMSITLDQLWFNYIPRSSLTCLDMWESCNHLKVTFSSDQLRVKHCGFRAIYGKDVDELVLCSNPFEISGLPCNHNVESKRSSREESNESGNLTNSFSSKRLRMIVDSDTETQGQKGLEE from the exons ATGGGAAAAGAGACGACCATAAAGAAAGGAGTTGACCAAGcggaaaaagaagaaaggaggaggagaagaacaGAGAAAGAAACGAGGGGGTGGAGCACAAACCG GTATAATCAAAAGATTATTGAAGAAATCACTAAAGCTGGTATAGGAAAAATGAGACAAGCAAGTTCATCATCAAGTTCAGCAAAAAATTTTGTTGGGATGAGTTCACGTTTGGTGGAAATGAGTATGCATTTAGATATGGCGAAATCTGGTGATGTTCTCTTTGTAGGGATTTGTGGAATGGCAGGTATTGGTAAAACAACTATTGCTAGACTTGTCTATGAGCAACTATCCTCTCAATTTGAAGGTAGCAGCTTTCTTGCAAATGTTAGAGAAGTTGGGGAGAAGTATGGTTTGGTTCCTTTACAAAAACAGCTGCTTactgaaattttaattgataGGGACATATCTATTTGGGATGCTCATAGTGGAGCTGATGAGGTCAGAAGTGGGCTACATGGGAAAAAAGTTCTAGTAGTTCTGGATGATGTCTGCCACTTGGACCAGTTAAAATTATTAgctggtatgcatgattggtttgGGAATGGAAGTAGGGTAATTATCACAAGTAGAGATGAAAATTTGTTGAAATGCCATGGAGTAGATAAGATATATAGGGTTGAGGGATTAAATCATGATGAAGCCCTTAATCTCTTTTGTTTGAAAGCCTTTAGATGTGATAATCCCGTAGATGATTATGTGGAGCTGTCCAATCAATTTGTGAACTATTGTAATGGTCTTCCATTAGCTCTTGATGTCCTTGGTTCCTTTATGTTCGGTAAATCTGTAAATGAGTGGAGAAGTGCATTGGATAGATTGAAAGAAGTTCCTAATCAACAAATTTTGGATAAACTTTATATAAGTTTTAATGGGTTAGAGGAAAATGAGAAGAAAATATTCTTAGATATTGCTTGTTTTTTCAATGGAGAGGATAAAGATTATGTGATGAAAGTACTGGAATGTTGTGGTTTCTATCCTGATGTTGGAATAAGAGTTCTCATTAACAAATCTCTCATAACCATTTCAAGAGAGAGAATATGGATGCATGATTTACTTCAAGAAATGGGTCAAGAAATTGTTCGCCAAGAATCAATTGAAGAACCTGGAAAAAGAAGTAGACTGTGGCTTTATAAGGATGTCTATCATGTTCTATCAAATGATAAG GGAACAGAACAGATAGAAGGCATAGTTCTAGAATGCAAAGAAGAAGAGGAGCCACTAAGTGCTAAAGCTTTCATGAAGATGGAAAGGCTAAGATTGCTCAAACTTCGAAATTTGCGCCTTTCGCAGAGCCTTCAGTATCTCTCAAATAAATTAAGATACCTTGAATGGGATGGATATCCTTTCAAATATTTTCCATCAACATTCCAGCCAGATAAACTCATTGAGCTCCATATGCGTTGTGGTAACATGGAAAAATTGTGGGAAGGAATCAAA CCACTCAAGATGTTGAAGGTCATTGATCTAAGTTTTTCTGTTAACTTAATGAAGACCATAGACTTCAAGGAGGCCCCATATCTTGAAAAGTTGCATCTTCAAGGTTGCACAAGACTGATCGAGGTTCACCCGTCCATTGGAGACCTTAAAAGGCTTGGTTTACTTAACTTGAAGGACTGCAAAAGCCTTACAAGGCTCCCTGAAAGCATATGCGAACTAAAGTCCCTTAAGTTTCTTAATTTAAATGGCTGCTCAAAACTTGAGAAATTGCCAGAAAGGTTGAGAGAGATGACATGCTTGGAGAAGCTTAATTTAGGCGGAATTACTACCAGACAACTTGCATCCTCTAGACTCTGGGATTTTTTTCTACTTTCAAGGTTTTTGCCGAGGAAGGATACAAATCCACTGGTTGTGATGTTGCCTTCTCTGTTACTCTTACCATCATTGAGATCATTAGATTTAAGTTACTGCAATCTGGTAGAAGGAGCACTTCCCAATGATCTGGGCTGCTTCCCATCATTGAGAACACTTAATCTTAGTGGAAACGATTTTGTTAGCATCCCTTCAAGCATTAGCCAACTTTCTAATCTTGAAGATTTCCGATTTGCTAATTGCAAGAGGCTTCAATCATTTCCAAATCTTCCATCAAGCATTTTATATCTTAGTATGGATGGCTGCACTGCCGTAGAAACTTTGGCACCTAGAAATATCAGTAGACAATTTGAACTTGAAAATCTTTGCTCGGTGGCTTGCGAGAGGCTTCAGTCAATGCCAGATCTTTCATCATGTATTTTATATCTAATTGTGGATGGATTAACTGCGCAGGAAACCATTCCAAATCCATTTGGAACACGCATTACAAGACCTTCATCTCTGACTTTCTTgaattacttaaaattaatcGAGGTTCAGTGTGAAAACATTATGCCATTTGCAAGGCTGACAAGTTATCTGCACTACTTGCTAAGGCATAGCTCTCAG GGGCTTTTTAATCCAATCTCCCACATATCCATATGTTTAGTGGGAAGTGAAATACCTGGTTGGTTCAACTACCAGTCCCCAGGAGCTTCATTAGAAATGCAGTTGCCTCCATATTGGGGGACTAACAAGTGGATGGGATTTGCTTTTTGCATAGTGTTTGAATTCCTTGGGCCTTTGTCAGATTCTTCAACTATCATCTGTGATTTGAAAGCATGCATTGCTCCTGATGAAGATCTATTTCTAGGTCGCTCTACCGTGCAAATCTCTAAGGAAATGAGCATTACATTAGATCAACTTTGGTTCAATTACATACCACGTAGCTCTTTAACTTGTCTGGATATGTGGGAATCTTGTAATCACCTTAAGGTTACATTTTCCTCAGACCAGTTGAGGGTGAAGCATTGTGGATTCCGTGCAATATATGGTAAGGATGTTGATGAGTTGGTTTTGTGTAGCAACCCTTTTGAGATTTCGGGTCTCCCTTGTAATCATAATGTTGAAAGTAAGAGAAGCAGTAGAGAGGAATCCAATGAAAGTGGCAACTTGACCAATAGCTTTTCTTCCAAGAGACTAAGAATGATTGTGGATTCTGATACTGAAACTCAGGGGCAGAAAGGACTTGAAGAATAA